The region TCGGTATCGGAATCGTTCGCTACCGAATGGAAGCGCGGGCAAAAGCCGTTCACCTCGCTGCGCCAATCGAGGAAATCGAACTTTGTGCCGCGCTTTCCGGTGTTTCGTTCACGGATGCTTTGCAACGATTAAAATCTGCGGGATTAACCGCCGTCGTGGTAAGCGAAGAAACGTTCGAATCGTTAGAAGAATCAGGAGAAATCGTTCCAACAGTAAAACCGAAACGTGGTTTTCTCGTCCACGATAAAGAACTGTTCGAAAGAATCAAAACTCTCTACGGCGGTCTTCAACAAACAAAATCTCAATCGCACACTTTGTTTTTCGATGAAAGCGGAACGGAAATCTCTTTGCCAGTCTCTTTGAATGAGATACTCGTTTACGGAGTCGGTTTCGATAAAACGATTTGCCGAACGATACAAAACTCGGGATTAGCCCTCATCGTTCGCGTAGGAAATCCACCGGTGAATAGCGACCGTATGATTCGCGCAATCTTAGGAGAAATGCAATCTGTAAAAGCGCAAGGAGTTATTTTCCAGCAAGACCAAGTTTTAGGATGGAGAGACCAAGCGGAATTCGCTGCAAGCGCATTGCAAAAAGCCGGAATCTGGTACGGGTCGGTCGAATTCGCAAATCAAGCGGGAGACCGTGTTTATCTGCGTGTCGCACCGGAAAACGTTCTCCGCGTGCATAGCGTTTTGCCAGCGGAAATGACGCAAAACGAAATCTCTACAATTAAAGAGAGATACGTTCGCGCTGCCACGGAGCGCAACATTCGAGTCTGCTATCTTCGCCCCCCCGGAAATAGCAAAGAGAGTTCTTTAGCAGGATTCGGAAGTTTTATTTCGAACATAAGAGACTCTCTGCGAGCGGAAGGTTACGATGCGAAAAATCCTAATTCGGTGCGTTCGCCCGAAATCCCCACGCTTTTTCGTTTCGTCTTGGCTTTGGGTACCGCACTTCTCGCAATTTGGCTCGTGGAAGTTCTGCTTCCTCACACGCCATGGAAAGCGCTCATAGCGCTCGTTATTTTGGTGATTACTTTATCCATTTGGTTTTCTCCATTCGCTTTGAAAATAAGCGCGCTTATCGCCGCGATTTCCTTCCCTACATGGGCAATGTTGGAGGGCTTTGCGCGCATCTCTTCGGGAGAAAAACGTTATTGGAGCCTGTTTTATA is a window of Fimbriimonadales bacterium DNA encoding:
- a CDS encoding DUF5693 family protein, whose product is MERYRAPKWLWICLGISSLVAFGIGIVRYRMEARAKAVHLAAPIEEIELCAALSGVSFTDALQRLKSAGLTAVVVSEETFESLEESGEIVPTVKPKRGFLVHDKELFERIKTLYGGLQQTKSQSHTLFFDESGTEISLPVSLNEILVYGVGFDKTICRTIQNSGLALIVRVGNPPVNSDRMIRAILGEMQSVKAQGVIFQQDQVLGWRDQAEFAASALQKAGIWYGSVEFANQAGDRVYLRVAPENVLRVHSVLPAEMTQNEISTIKERYVRAATERNIRVCYLRPPGNSKESSLAGFGSFISNIRDSLRAEGYDAKNPNSVRSPEIPTLFRFVLALGTALLAIWLVEVLLPHTPWKALIALVILVITLSIWFSPFALKISALIAAISFPTWAMLEGFARISSGEKRYWSLFYIGISLISIFGGLHVAGMLTSLPFMIKADQFLGVKLAHILPPVIIGSVFLFRQVPMRSLLGKEVRWLDIAVIIVLLLALIILVVRTGNESPTAVSSWELRAREILDQILPERPRTKEIFLGNPALVLGLIFALRSEWRFVPLLGFAAAIGQASIVNTFCHLHTPIEVSVVRTLVGLFVGAIIGLILWGIIRPQFREHRTSN